In Bacteroidota bacterium, the following are encoded in one genomic region:
- a CDS encoding polysaccharide deacetylase family protein — protein MSLYLKNIPFFIKWIYPEAKWCVKTNEKVLYLTFDDGPVEGVTNWVLKTLEEYNAKATFFCVGQNVNINPNLFRELTESGHSIGNHSYHHLKGLNTGNKLYLQDVGKADNIIKSRLFRPPYGLMGYRQYIELKHKFDIVMWDVLSGDFDTGIDGEKCYQNVVKNAKQGSIVVFHDSKKAFPRLKIALPKILKYYSELGYRFERI, from the coding sequence ATGTCTTTATACCTCAAAAATATACCTTTTTTTATTAAATGGATTTATCCTGAGGCTAAATGGTGTGTTAAAACTAATGAAAAGGTGTTGTATCTTACATTTGACGACGGACCGGTTGAAGGCGTTACAAATTGGGTGTTAAAGACACTTGAGGAGTACAATGCAAAGGCGACTTTTTTTTGTGTCGGACAAAATGTAAATATAAATCCTAACCTGTTTCGTGAGCTAACAGAATCAGGGCATTCAATCGGTAACCACAGTTACCATCATTTAAAAGGATTAAATACAGGGAATAAATTGTACCTTCAAGATGTAGGAAAGGCCGATAATATTATAAAAAGCAGGCTGTTCAGGCCTCCATATGGACTGATGGGTTACAGACAATACATTGAACTGAAGCATAAGTTTGATATAGTGATGTGGGATGTTTTATCCGGTGATTTCGATACAGGTATCGATGGAGAAAAATGCTATCAAAACGTTGTAAAAAATGCCAAACAAGGTTCTATTGTAGTTTTTCACGACTCCAAAAAAGCATTTCCAAGACTCAAAATTGCACTGCCAAAAATATTGAAATACTATTCTGAATTAGGATATAGGTTTGAAAGAATATAG
- a CDS encoding DUF3365 domain-containing protein, producing the protein MKSKIVLSLIAVLAVLFSCNDSEKKSSQKKESESSIVVADSIVIKEGKKIAMSTFKVLSSDLKKAINKGGPIAGIEVCSSKAITLTDSMSKEYNVDIKRTSLKLRNQNNKANSSEKNVLEGWNSSIESGMKIKPEVLHMKNGDIMFIAPIKLKSFCLSCHGNSDMVTPEVKAQIMKHYPLDKAQGYDENDLRGAWSIKFSKDYFKRK; encoded by the coding sequence ATGAAATCTAAAATTGTACTTAGTTTAATAGCAGTTCTGGCTGTATTATTTTCCTGTAATGATTCTGAAAAGAAATCATCACAGAAAAAAGAGTCTGAGAGTTCTATTGTAGTAGCCGACTCTATAGTTATTAAAGAAGGAAAGAAAATAGCTATGAGCACCTTCAAAGTGTTAAGCAGTGATTTAAAAAAAGCCATCAATAAAGGAGGTCCGATTGCAGGAATTGAAGTTTGCAGTTCAAAAGCGATTACACTTACTGATTCTATGTCGAAAGAATATAATGTTGATATTAAAAGAACCAGCTTAAAACTTAGAAACCAGAACAACAAAGCTAACAGCTCCGAAAAAAATGTCTTGGAAGGATGGAATTCCAGCATTGAAAGTGGCATGAAAATAAAGCCTGAAGTATTACATATGAAAAACGGTGATATAATGTTTATTGCCCCAATTAAACTAAAATCTTTTTGTTTAAGCTGCCACGGAAATTCAGATATGGTTACTCCCGAAGTTAAAGCGCAGATTATGAAACACTATCCACTAGATAAGGCACAAGGCTATGACGAGAATGATTTAAGAGGTGCCTGGTCAATAAAATTTTCAAAAGATTATTTCAAAAGAAAGTAA
- a CDS encoding metalloregulator ArsR/SmtB family transcription factor, giving the protein METKISKVLKIDAEELQERAEMLKAMAHPTRIAMIEMLYEDKELTVSEIHKTLDIEQAVASNHLGILKNKNILQCRREGKKMFYSLKMENIHNVVQCMLDK; this is encoded by the coding sequence ATGGAGACAAAGATAAGTAAAGTCCTAAAAATTGACGCTGAAGAGCTTCAGGAAAGAGCAGAAATGCTTAAAGCAATGGCCCATCCTACTAGGATTGCTATGATTGAAATGCTATATGAAGACAAAGAGTTAACAGTTAGCGAAATTCACAAAACTCTGGACATTGAACAGGCAGTAGCATCCAATCATTTAGGAATACTTAAGAATAAAAATATCTTACAATGCCGTAGAGAAGGTAAGAAGATGTTTTATTCCCTAAAAATGGAAAACATACATAATGTTGTACAATGTATGCTAGACAAATAG